The sequence GAAAATCATTGTCCTCTTGAATTTTAGTATGTATTAAATCAATATATTTCTTTACAAATGGACCGGCTTCCTGATAATATCCTGTGGTGAATTCTTTCAATAGTTCATCCATATCCAAATCAGGGTTCCAGAGCAATCTAGCAGTTACATATGAGCGCAGTTCAAAAAGTTCACTAGGATTATGGCTATGTTGCTCAAAAACCCACTTGGCATTATTGCCCCTAAACAATTGAATATTGGGTTGTAAAGTATGGATATTAGGGAATGGGGAAAGGAAATTGGTAAACTGTGTGGTATAGTCCCAAATACGAATGTTATTGGTCAGTTTTCCCCAACCAATAAGATCGCTTGCAAAATCTGTGCACTTTTCTGAGATAGGGGCACTGCGGTCGCATTCTATGGAGCATAGGGTAATCAATACATTTGGTTCCGGATGTGTTTTTGGAGGTTTGCGAGTGTACTGATAAGCCAAGGTAGAAATGGTCTTATCTGGAAAAGATTTGGCGACTTGATTTACAAAATGAATCATTGTCCCGGAAGGACTTCCTTCTTTTTCATCGATTATACTGCAGTTATTGCATTGACAGTGCTGTTGGTTATCATCTTGACTCACTGAAATTACTGAAGCTGTTGGATTTCTTTTAAAAAGCGAAGCAACAGAGTCCTTGACTATTTGAAGTACTTTTTCATTGGTAAGACAGAGTTGGGTAGGCAGTCTTTTTTCGCCTCTTAAGGCATAGTATTCTGGATGCGATTCGTAGAATTCCTCTTCGGGCACAAATCTATGAAAGGTATGTACTTTGGCTTCAGGCACATATTTTGGGAAGGCTTCATAGGTAACCTTCTGTTGATCCGCAAATTCATGGTTTTCATAAAATAGTTTAGAATGTACGGTTCTGGTGGTGATTTCTGGAATATAGCTGTAATCAATAGGTTTGAGAGAGACAGTCTTGGATAGCGGGACTTCTTCAACTCCGGGAGCATACCATTTACATCCTAAATAATTACCCAAAAATTCAAAAACTGCATTTTTTAAGGCTTTATCAGAACCACCTGAAATAAATATATTTTCGTTTTCTGTTTTGATTCTTAGTTCGTGTGGTTGTAAATCCTCTTCTTTGATATTTCCAATGTAAATCTTTTTCTTGCCAATGGTCTGTGAACTTTCATCAACAATCTCCAATTTAGCGTTACCTATCTGGTTGAGGTATTGCTGCAGGGTTTCAGCCGAACTATATTGACTTTGTGTAGCACTATCTATGAAGACGATTTCATATGCTGAGCTTCCATTTTTGATTAAAGTGAGCTCATCTGTGGAACATGAATTGAAAAGTAGCGTGAAGCTCAATAAAACTACAAAGATGTTATTTTGCATTGGTAAACTGATAAGCGGTTTATTTACTGGTTGTTATTTTATGGAAGCATCATACATCGCTTTCAGAAGGCTGCTTTTTTCTTTGGTATCGTTCCCAAGTTGCCAGAACATTATACCTCCCAATTTCTTTTTTAATGCATACTCTGTTTTTAGTCTAACAGAGACCGTATCATCATAACTTATAAAAATGCTATCCTTTTCGCTATAGAGGTAGGGTGCTTTTGCAATGGAATCCCAATATCTTTTGTAGTTTGTATCGACCTCAAATTCTTTCCTGATTTGACTATAGCCGCTCCATCCAATATGGGCGCCCGTATTTGATTGATAAAGTCCATTGTTCACAGGCGGGACTCCTTTCCATGCTCTGCCATAAAATGCCGAACCTATAACAAGCTGTTCCGGTTTGACTCCATTTTCAATACAAAAATTGATAATTTTTTGAGCTGATCTTGGTCCATAATCACCGTTACCGCCTTTCTGTGATTTCCTATAATTCTCAATAAATTCAGCTGCAGGAGTATCTTTAATGTCTTCTTCTTTTATGTATCCCAATGGGGTATGATGCCCTGTAAAAGGTGAGCTTCCACCTACCTGATCATATGTCATCACATTCATAAAATCAGCATATTTCATGACTTCCGTAATCTCAATGTTGTTGTAATAGCGTTTCCATCCTGCGGATGCAAACGTTAGTATCTGTTCTCTTTCTAAGGTATTTAGAGCTTCGCGCAATTCTTTCATCAACAAGGTGAAGTTCTGCTTGTCTTCCGGCCTTGCCCCTGTATTTGCCGCTGGTATAGCGGGATACTCCCAATCAACATCAAGTCCATCAAGCTGATATTCTTTATTGAAATTTACTACACTTTCCACGAATTTCTTTCGATTCTCTGCGGTATGGGCCATATCTGAAAAGCCATCCGCCCCCCATCCGCCGCAGGCTATCATTACCTTTAAATGCGGGTGTTTTTCGCGATGGGCAACCAGTTCATGAAGTTTTTTGCCATTTTCTGCATGCCTAAACTTCATCTCACCATCAATAACATTGGTGAAAGAAAATATGATATGTGTTAATTGCTCTAAGGGAAGTTGATCCGGGCTATAGTTTTTTTCCGGAACATAATAT is a genomic window of Flagellimonas sp. CMM7 containing:
- a CDS encoding DUF4838 domain-containing protein encodes the protein MQNNIFVVLLSFTLLFNSCSTDELTLIKNGSSAYEIVFIDSATQSQYSSAETLQQYLNQIGNAKLEIVDESSQTIGKKKIYIGNIKEEDLQPHELRIKTENENIFISGGSDKALKNAVFEFLGNYLGCKWYAPGVEEVPLSKTVSLKPIDYSYIPEITTRTVHSKLFYENHEFADQQKVTYEAFPKYVPEAKVHTFHRFVPEEEFYESHPEYYALRGEKRLPTQLCLTNEKVLQIVKDSVASLFKRNPTASVISVSQDDNQQHCQCNNCSIIDEKEGSPSGTMIHFVNQVAKSFPDKTISTLAYQYTRKPPKTHPEPNVLITLCSIECDRSAPISEKCTDFASDLIGWGKLTNNIRIWDYTTQFTNFLSPFPNIHTLQPNIQLFRGNNAKWVFEQHSHNPSELFELRSYVTARLLWNPDLDMDELLKEFTTGYYQEAGPFVKKYIDLIHTKIQEDNDFLLFLYGDPSEAFSSYLNPELLSEYAQLFDEAEKAVAHRPEVMERVKMARLGIDYAILEACRKNITTEYSLLVNNQESKKTINPMVASLLDNFINTARKNNITLMNEMGFTVNEYASNYMSALKIAQKPNKAKGKKVVTLTKPKKYANEDPLILTDGALGGSSFYANWLGYEGNDMEVIIDLGESQNISTISLAFLQVTNHVVFLPSSVSYSASIDNRNFTSLGNIKNPVPLQKTSKVNDIKRFDLAFEPREVRYLKVHAKNTETPYWHHAAGLPSWVFADEIIIN
- a CDS encoding glycoside hydrolase family 18 protein, whose amino-acid sequence is MKYIKLLTAFLVVFLVVSFVNSKKQKEDSIVVMGYYVPEKNYSPDQLPLEQLTHIIFSFTNVIDGEMKFRHAENGKKLHELVAHREKHPHLKVMIACGGWGADGFSDMAHTAENRKKFVESVVNFNKEYQLDGLDVDWEYPAIPAANTGARPEDKQNFTLLMKELREALNTLEREQILTFASAGWKRYYNNIEITEVMKYADFMNVMTYDQVGGSSPFTGHHTPLGYIKEEDIKDTPAAEFIENYRKSQKGGNGDYGPRSAQKIINFCIENGVKPEQLVIGSAFYGRAWKGVPPVNNGLYQSNTGAHIGWSGYSQIRKEFEVDTNYKRYWDSIAKAPYLYSEKDSIFISYDDTVSVRLKTEYALKKKLGGIMFWQLGNDTKEKSSLLKAMYDASIK